The following proteins are encoded in a genomic region of Burkholderia pyrrocinia:
- a CDS encoding ABC transporter ATP-binding protein, whose amino-acid sequence MASLSIRDVYKTYPNGVPVLKGVDIEIEDGQFLILVGGSGCGKSTLLNMIAGLETVTSGEICIDGKVVNDLSPKDRDIAMVFQSYALYPSMTVRENISFGLNIRKVPKNEQQQIVDRVSQMLQIQHLLDRKPGQLSGGQRQRVAMGRALARDPSLFLFDEPLSNLDAKLRIEMRAEIKLLHQRLGTTIVYVTHDQIEAMTLGDRIAVMKDGVVQQFGAPQEIYDSPSNLFVAGFIGAPPMNFINGKLVEQGSGIALEIDTGLARSALRLPFDAKRMNGHVGREVILGLRPERITDARNAHNGEASSLQPIDVRVDVTEPTGPDTHVFAQVNGKRIVSRVHPAANPQPGQTQSLLFDVSKAVLFDPASEERIA is encoded by the coding sequence ATGGCAAGCCTTTCCATCCGTGACGTGTACAAGACCTACCCGAACGGGGTGCCGGTCCTGAAGGGTGTCGACATCGAGATCGAGGACGGACAGTTCCTGATCCTGGTCGGCGGGTCGGGCTGCGGGAAATCGACGCTGCTCAACATGATCGCCGGGCTCGAGACCGTGACGAGCGGCGAGATCTGCATCGACGGCAAGGTCGTCAACGACCTGTCGCCGAAGGATCGCGACATCGCGATGGTGTTCCAGTCGTACGCGCTGTATCCGTCGATGACGGTGCGCGAGAACATCTCGTTTGGCCTGAACATCCGCAAGGTGCCGAAGAACGAGCAGCAGCAGATCGTCGACCGCGTGTCGCAGATGCTGCAGATCCAGCACCTGCTCGACCGCAAGCCGGGCCAGCTGTCGGGCGGCCAGCGCCAGCGCGTCGCGATGGGCCGCGCGCTCGCACGCGATCCGTCGCTGTTCCTGTTCGACGAGCCGCTGTCGAACCTCGACGCGAAGCTGCGCATCGAGATGCGCGCGGAAATCAAGCTGCTGCACCAGCGCCTTGGCACGACGATCGTCTACGTGACGCACGACCAGATCGAGGCGATGACGCTCGGCGACCGGATCGCGGTGATGAAGGACGGCGTGGTCCAGCAGTTCGGCGCGCCGCAGGAGATCTACGATTCGCCGTCGAACCTGTTCGTCGCGGGCTTCATCGGCGCGCCGCCGATGAACTTCATCAACGGCAAGCTGGTCGAGCAGGGCAGCGGGATCGCGCTCGAGATCGACACGGGCCTTGCGCGCAGCGCGCTGAGGCTGCCGTTCGACGCGAAGCGGATGAACGGCCACGTCGGCCGCGAGGTGATCCTCGGCCTGCGTCCGGAGCGCATCACCGACGCACGCAACGCGCACAACGGCGAGGCGTCGAGCCTGCAGCCGATCGACGTGCGCGTCGATGTGACCGAGCCGACCGGGCCGGACACGCACGTATTCGCGCAGGTGAACGGCAAGCGCATCGTGAGCCGCGTGCATCCGGCCGCGAACCCGCAGCCGGGGCAGACGCAATCGCTGCTGTTCGACGTGTCGAAGGCCGTGCTGTTCGATCCGGCGTCGGAAGAGCGGATCGCGTGA
- a CDS encoding Smr/MutS family protein: MAKNQPHPSDPAKRQIAARPVTPAPAAPPPAPDPAALRGQGLAGLGTLRKSLQGEAERRERTRVETAKATRQADADANLFRNEIGSIKPLNAPPRAKSGRTPPDPVPKQTQRDEEDVLNATLSDEFDPETLLDSDDSLYYHRPGISRDVVRKLRSGAWIVQAQIDLHGMRRDEARDALAEFIREAGKKGLRCLRVIHGKGLGSIGKEPVLKGKVRAWLVQKEEVIAFCEARGHDGGAGAVLVLLQPLAAPVDRGPRAAS; this comes from the coding sequence ATGGCGAAGAACCAGCCCCATCCCAGCGATCCCGCAAAGCGGCAGATCGCCGCCCGTCCCGTGACCCCTGCGCCAGCCGCGCCGCCGCCCGCGCCCGACCCGGCCGCATTGCGCGGCCAGGGCCTCGCCGGCCTCGGCACGTTGCGCAAGTCGCTTCAAGGTGAAGCCGAGCGCCGCGAGCGCACCCGCGTCGAAACCGCGAAGGCCACGCGCCAGGCCGATGCCGACGCGAACCTGTTCCGCAACGAGATCGGCTCGATCAAGCCGCTGAACGCGCCGCCGCGTGCGAAGTCCGGCCGCACGCCGCCCGACCCGGTGCCGAAGCAGACACAGCGCGACGAAGAAGACGTGCTGAACGCGACGCTGTCCGACGAATTCGATCCCGAGACGCTGCTCGACAGCGACGACTCGCTGTATTACCACCGCCCCGGCATCAGCCGCGACGTCGTGCGCAAGCTGAGGAGCGGCGCGTGGATCGTGCAGGCGCAGATCGACCTGCATGGGATGCGGCGCGACGAGGCGCGCGACGCGCTCGCCGAGTTCATCCGCGAGGCCGGCAAGAAGGGGCTGCGCTGCCTGCGCGTGATCCACGGCAAGGGGCTTGGCTCGATCGGCAAGGAGCCCGTGCTGAAGGGCAAGGTACGCGCGTGGCTCGTGCAGAAGGAAGAAGTGATCGCGTTCTGCGAGGCGCGCGGCCACGACGGCGGCGCAGGCGCGGTGCTCGTGCTGCTGCAGCCGCTCGCGGCGCCCGTCGACCGGGGGCCGCGTGCCGCATCCTAG
- the lolA gene encoding outer membrane lipoprotein chaperone LolA translates to MQQLSFVPSLRSTRRWLGAAFAGASLMLAATHAFAGGTEQLKAFVSQVRSAKGEFTQQIVKAPAKGASAAQAAPKPTDNSSGTFVFARPGKFIWTYQKPYQQVLQADGDKLYVYDRDLNQVTERKLNGALGASPAAILFGSNDLDKNYTLHDAGEKGGIEWLEMLPKAQDTQFQRIGIGFRNGTLAAMELHDVFGNVTLLTFTNIQTNPPLKGDTFKFVVPKGADVITG, encoded by the coding sequence ATGCAGCAACTTTCGTTCGTCCCTTCCCTTCGCTCGACGCGGCGCTGGCTCGGCGCGGCGTTCGCCGGCGCATCGCTGATGCTCGCGGCGACGCACGCGTTCGCGGGCGGCACCGAGCAACTGAAGGCCTTCGTGTCGCAGGTGCGTTCGGCGAAGGGCGAATTCACGCAGCAGATCGTCAAGGCGCCGGCCAAGGGTGCGAGCGCCGCGCAGGCCGCGCCGAAGCCCACCGACAATTCGAGCGGCACGTTCGTGTTCGCGCGTCCGGGCAAGTTCATCTGGACGTACCAGAAGCCCTACCAGCAGGTGCTGCAGGCCGACGGCGACAAGCTCTACGTGTACGACCGCGACCTGAACCAGGTCACCGAGCGCAAGCTGAACGGCGCGCTGGGCGCGAGCCCCGCCGCGATCCTGTTCGGCAGCAACGATCTCGACAAGAACTACACGCTGCACGATGCCGGCGAGAAGGGCGGCATCGAGTGGCTCGAGATGCTGCCGAAGGCGCAGGACACGCAGTTCCAGCGGATCGGCATCGGCTTCCGGAACGGCACGCTCGCCGCGATGGAACTGCACGACGTGTTCGGCAACGTCACGCTGCTGACGTTTACGAACATCCAGACGAATCCGCCGCTGAAGGGCGATACGTTCAAGTTCGTCGTGCCGAAGGGCGCCGACGTGATTACCGGCTGA
- a CDS encoding carbohydrate ABC transporter permease, with protein sequence MQPKMTISRAVIYAALILFALYFLFPIYVMLSTSFKDLDQLRTGNLLTPPTSWTVDPWLKAWSGACTGVRCDGMKPFFLNSLEMVIPAVLISSLIGAFNGYVLTHWRFRGADALFTMMLVGCFIPFQVILLPMARLQGMLGLANTIPGLVFVHVVYGIAFTTMFFRNFYVSVPAELVKAARIDGAGFFTIFTKILMPVSLPIFMVCLIWQFTQIWNDFLFGIVFSGVDSMPITVALNNLVNTSTGVKEYNVDMAGAIIAALPTLLVYIVAGRYFVRGLTAGAVKG encoded by the coding sequence ATGCAGCCTAAGATGACGATCAGCCGGGCAGTGATCTATGCGGCGCTGATCCTGTTCGCGCTGTATTTCCTGTTCCCGATCTACGTGATGCTGTCGACGTCGTTCAAGGACCTCGACCAGCTGCGCACCGGCAACCTGCTGACGCCGCCCACCAGCTGGACCGTCGACCCGTGGCTGAAGGCGTGGAGCGGCGCCTGTACCGGCGTGCGCTGCGACGGGATGAAGCCGTTCTTCCTGAACTCGCTGGAGATGGTGATCCCGGCCGTGCTGATCTCGTCGCTGATCGGCGCGTTCAACGGCTACGTGCTCACGCACTGGCGCTTTCGCGGCGCGGACGCGCTGTTCACGATGATGCTGGTCGGCTGCTTCATCCCGTTTCAGGTGATCCTGCTGCCGATGGCGCGCCTGCAGGGGATGCTCGGCCTTGCCAACACGATTCCCGGCCTCGTGTTCGTGCACGTCGTGTACGGGATCGCGTTCACGACGATGTTCTTCCGCAACTTCTACGTGAGCGTGCCGGCCGAGCTCGTGAAGGCCGCACGTATCGACGGCGCGGGCTTCTTCACGATCTTCACGAAGATCCTGATGCCCGTGTCGCTGCCGATCTTCATGGTGTGCCTGATCTGGCAATTCACGCAAATCTGGAACGACTTCCTGTTCGGGATCGTGTTCTCCGGCGTGGATTCGATGCCGATCACGGTTGCGCTGAACAACCTCGTCAACACGTCGACGGGTGTAAAGGAATACAACGTCGACATGGCCGGCGCGATCATCGCCGCGCTGCCGACGCTGCTCGTCTACATCGTCGCCGGCCGCTACTTCGTGCGCGGGCTGACGGCGGGCGCGGTGAAGGGGTAA
- a CDS encoding DNA translocase FtsK gives MAKAPYSAQAQALPHRMSKLLTEIRWILQVALGAFLVMALLSYSRRDPSWTHAAQVDHISNWAGRVGAWTADIILLLFGLSAYWLIVPLARRIAVNYRRITRHEAIPDEPERPIGWLTEIFSFVLVVLACDGIEALRMWSLKVQLPRAPGGVVGEAVAGAMSHAFGFTGGTLLLLIALAIGLSLYFRFSWLSVAERVGGAILSAVNVAKLRREAERDRKLGEAAAVRREGKVEEERVRIEDHEPVTIVPPVVTPAKSERVERERQVPLFTDLPGDSTLPPVSLLDPAPKTQEAISADTLEFTSRLIEKKLKDFGVEASVVAAYPGPVVTRYEIEPATGVKGSQIVNLAKDIARSLSLVSIRVVETIPGKNYMALELPNQRRQTVHLSEIIGSEVYAAASSALTLSLGKDIGGKPVCADLAKMPHLLVAGTTGSGKSVGINAMILSLLYKATAEQVRLILIDPKMLEMSVYEGIPHLLCPVVTDMRQAGHALNWTVAEMERRYKLMSKLGVRNLAGYNNKIDDAAKREEKLPNPFSLTPDDPEPLGRLPNIVVVIDELADLMMVVGKKVEELIARIAQKARAAGIHLILATQRPSVDVITGLIKANVPTRIAFQVSSKIDSRTILDQMGAESLLGMGDMLYLPPGSGLPVRVHGAFVADDEVHRVVEKLKEHGEPNYVEGLLEGGTADGDEGSAGAGTGEGGSESDPLYDQAVEIVVKNRRASISLVQRHLRIGYNRAARLLEQMEQSGLVSAMSSSGNREILVPARDAE, from the coding sequence ATGGCAAAAGCTCCTTATTCCGCCCAGGCACAGGCGTTGCCGCACCGGATGTCGAAGCTCCTCACGGAGATCCGCTGGATTCTCCAGGTCGCGCTCGGTGCATTTCTGGTGATGGCCCTGTTGAGCTACAGCCGGCGCGATCCGAGCTGGACGCACGCCGCTCAGGTGGACCACATCTCGAACTGGGCCGGCCGCGTCGGCGCGTGGACAGCCGACATCATCCTGCTGCTGTTCGGCCTGTCGGCCTACTGGCTGATCGTGCCGCTCGCGCGGCGCATCGCCGTCAACTACCGCCGCATCACGCGCCACGAGGCGATTCCCGACGAACCCGAGCGGCCGATCGGCTGGCTCACCGAAATCTTCTCGTTCGTGCTCGTCGTGCTGGCGTGCGACGGCATCGAGGCGCTGCGCATGTGGTCGCTGAAGGTGCAGTTGCCGCGTGCGCCGGGTGGCGTCGTCGGCGAGGCCGTCGCGGGCGCGATGTCGCACGCGTTCGGCTTCACGGGCGGCACGCTGCTGCTGCTGATCGCGCTCGCGATCGGCCTGTCGCTGTATTTCCGCTTCTCGTGGCTGTCGGTTGCCGAGCGCGTCGGCGGCGCGATCCTGTCCGCCGTCAACGTCGCGAAGCTGCGCCGCGAGGCCGAGCGCGACCGCAAGCTCGGCGAGGCCGCGGCCGTGCGCCGCGAAGGCAAGGTCGAAGAGGAGCGCGTGCGCATCGAGGATCACGAGCCCGTGACGATCGTGCCGCCGGTCGTCACGCCGGCGAAGTCGGAGCGCGTCGAACGCGAGCGCCAGGTGCCGCTCTTCACCGACCTGCCGGGCGATTCGACGCTGCCGCCGGTGTCGCTGCTCGATCCCGCGCCGAAGACGCAGGAGGCGATTTCCGCCGATACGCTCGAATTCACGTCGCGCCTGATCGAGAAGAAGCTCAAGGACTTCGGCGTCGAGGCGAGCGTCGTCGCCGCGTACCCGGGCCCGGTCGTCACGCGCTACGAGATCGAGCCGGCCACCGGCGTGAAGGGCAGCCAGATCGTCAACCTCGCGAAGGATATCGCGCGCTCGCTGTCGCTCGTGTCGATCCGCGTCGTCGAGACGATCCCCGGCAAGAACTACATGGCGCTCGAGTTGCCGAACCAGCGCCGCCAGACCGTGCACCTTTCCGAGATCATCGGGTCCGAGGTGTATGCGGCCGCATCGTCGGCATTGACGCTGAGCCTCGGCAAGGACATCGGCGGCAAGCCCGTGTGCGCGGATCTCGCGAAGATGCCGCACCTGCTCGTCGCCGGTACGACCGGTTCGGGCAAGTCGGTCGGGATCAACGCGATGATCCTGTCGCTGCTGTACAAGGCGACCGCCGAGCAGGTGCGCCTGATCCTGATCGATCCGAAGATGCTCGAAATGAGTGTCTATGAAGGCATTCCGCACCTGCTGTGCCCGGTCGTCACCGACATGCGCCAGGCCGGCCACGCGCTGAACTGGACGGTCGCGGAGATGGAGCGCCGCTACAAGCTGATGAGCAAGCTCGGCGTGCGCAACCTCGCGGGCTACAACAACAAGATCGACGACGCGGCGAAGCGCGAGGAGAAGCTGCCGAACCCGTTCAGCCTGACGCCGGACGATCCGGAGCCGCTCGGCCGCCTGCCGAACATCGTCGTCGTGATCGACGAGCTGGCCGACCTGATGATGGTCGTCGGCAAGAAGGTCGAGGAACTGATCGCGCGGATCGCGCAGAAGGCGCGCGCGGCCGGCATCCACCTGATCCTCGCGACGCAGCGCCCGTCGGTCGACGTGATCACGGGCCTCATCAAGGCGAACGTGCCGACGCGGATCGCATTCCAGGTGTCGTCGAAGATCGATTCGCGCACGATTCTCGACCAGATGGGCGCCGAATCGCTGCTCGGGATGGGCGACATGCTGTACCTGCCGCCCGGCTCCGGGCTGCCCGTGCGCGTGCACGGCGCGTTCGTCGCCGACGACGAAGTGCATCGCGTCGTCGAGAAGCTCAAGGAGCACGGCGAGCCGAACTACGTCGAAGGCCTGCTCGAAGGCGGCACCGCCGACGGCGACGAGGGCTCGGCCGGCGCGGGAACCGGCGAAGGCGGCAGCGAGTCTGATCCGCTGTACGACCAGGCGGTCGAGATCGTCGTCAAGAACCGCCGCGCGTCGATCTCGCTCGTGCAGCGTCATTTGCGGATCGGCTATAACCGCGCGGCACGGCTGCTCGAACAGATGGAGCAGTCGGGGCTCGTGTCGGCGATGTCGTCGAGCGGCAATCGCGAAATTCTTGTGCCGGCGCGCGACGCGGAATGA
- a CDS encoding carbohydrate ABC transporter permease codes for MTAPLSGNGSGAVAARRTSPMSALADRWIPKLVLAPSVAIAVVFIYGFILITGYLSLTNSRLLPNYDFDGFGRYSDLFQNDVWWTSAANLGWFGIPFIAICVALGLFLAILLDQRIRNEGALRAIFLYPMALSFIVTGTAWQWILNPGLGLEKVMHDWGWTSFSFGWLDDPDKAIFCVVIAAVWQSTGFVMALFLAGLRGVDAEIFKAAQVDGATLPTIYRKIVIPSMRPVFFSVLLILCHITIKTFDLVVALTAGGPGTASSLPAMFMYTFSFNRGQLGLGAASSVMMLATVVAVLVPLMYMESRSTRNAA; via the coding sequence GTGACTGCCCCTCTTAGCGGAAACGGATCCGGTGCTGTCGCCGCACGGCGTACGTCGCCGATGTCGGCCTTAGCCGATCGCTGGATCCCGAAGCTCGTGCTTGCGCCGAGCGTCGCGATCGCCGTGGTGTTCATCTACGGCTTCATCCTGATTACCGGCTATCTGTCGCTGACCAACTCGCGGCTGTTGCCGAACTACGATTTCGACGGCTTCGGCCGTTACTCGGACCTGTTCCAGAACGACGTGTGGTGGACTTCCGCCGCGAACCTCGGCTGGTTCGGGATTCCGTTCATCGCGATCTGCGTCGCGCTCGGGCTGTTCCTCGCGATCCTGCTCGACCAGCGGATCCGCAACGAAGGCGCGCTGCGCGCGATCTTCCTGTACCCGATGGCGCTGTCGTTCATCGTGACCGGCACCGCGTGGCAGTGGATCCTGAACCCGGGCCTCGGCCTCGAGAAGGTGATGCACGACTGGGGCTGGACGAGCTTCTCGTTCGGCTGGCTCGACGATCCGGACAAGGCGATCTTCTGCGTGGTGATCGCGGCCGTATGGCAGTCGACCGGCTTCGTGATGGCGCTGTTCCTCGCGGGGCTGCGCGGTGTCGACGCCGAGATCTTCAAGGCCGCGCAGGTCGACGGCGCGACGCTGCCGACCATCTACCGCAAGATCGTGATTCCGAGCATGCGCCCGGTGTTCTTCTCGGTGCTGCTGATCCTCTGCCACATCACGATCAAGACCTTCGACCTCGTCGTCGCGCTGACGGCGGGCGGCCCGGGCACGGCGTCGTCGCTGCCGGCCATGTTCATGTACACGTTTTCGTTCAACCGCGGCCAGCTCGGGCTCGGCGCGGCGTCCTCGGTGATGATGCTCGCGACCGTGGTCGCGGTGCTGGTGCCGCTGATGTATATGGAATCGAGGAGCACCCGCAATGCAGCCTAA
- the trxB gene encoding thioredoxin-disulfide reductase, with product MSTPKHAKVLILGSGPAGYTAAVYAARANLSPVLITGIAQGGQLMTTTDVENWPADAQGVQGPELMARFLEHAERFNTEIVFDHIHTAKLHEQPIRLIGDSGEYTCDSLIISTGASAQYLGLPSEEAFMGKGVSACATCDGFFYRGQEVAVIGGGNTAVEEALYLTGIAKKVTVIHRRDKFRAEPILIDRLLEKEKEGAVEIKWDHVLDEVTGEASGVTGLRIKNVKTGATEDLNVQGVFVAIGHKPNTDLFQGQLEMKDGYILTKSGLHGNATSTSVAGVFAAGDVQDNVYRQAITSAGTGCMAALDAQRYLESLHDKK from the coding sequence ATGTCCACGCCCAAACACGCCAAAGTCCTGATTCTCGGTTCCGGCCCCGCCGGCTACACGGCTGCCGTCTACGCAGCACGCGCCAACCTGTCCCCGGTTCTGATCACCGGCATCGCGCAGGGCGGCCAGCTGATGACCACGACCGATGTCGAAAACTGGCCGGCAGACGCACAAGGCGTGCAGGGTCCGGAGCTGATGGCGCGCTTCCTCGAGCACGCCGAGCGCTTCAACACCGAAATCGTCTTCGACCACATCCACACCGCGAAACTGCACGAGCAGCCGATCCGCCTGATCGGCGACTCAGGCGAATACACGTGCGACTCGCTGATCATCTCGACCGGCGCGTCCGCGCAGTATCTCGGCCTGCCGTCCGAAGAAGCGTTCATGGGCAAGGGCGTGTCGGCCTGCGCGACCTGCGACGGCTTCTTCTATCGTGGCCAGGAAGTCGCAGTGATCGGCGGCGGCAACACGGCCGTCGAGGAAGCGCTCTACCTCACCGGCATCGCGAAGAAGGTCACGGTGATCCACCGCCGCGACAAGTTCCGCGCGGAGCCGATCCTGATCGACCGCCTGCTGGAGAAGGAAAAGGAAGGCGCCGTCGAGATCAAGTGGGATCACGTACTCGACGAGGTGACGGGCGAGGCTTCGGGCGTCACGGGCCTGCGCATCAAGAACGTGAAGACCGGCGCAACGGAAGACCTCAACGTCCAGGGCGTGTTCGTCGCGATCGGCCACAAGCCGAACACCGACCTGTTCCAGGGCCAGCTCGAGATGAAGGACGGCTACATCCTGACGAAGAGCGGCCTGCACGGCAACGCGACCTCGACGAGCGTCGCGGGCGTGTTCGCCGCGGGCGACGTGCAGGACAACGTGTACCGCCAGGCGATCACGAGCGCGGGCACGGGCTGCATGGCCGCGCTCGACGCGCAGCGCTACCTCGAAAGCCTGCACGACAAGAAGTAA
- a CDS encoding DUF2164 domain-containing protein → MAIELDKDVRDRAIASLQRYFTENMDEPIGNIQAGALLHFFVEEIAPAIYNLAIADAQERLHARVAELDIECHEEPFDYWKKQPGRKR, encoded by the coding sequence ATGGCCATCGAACTGGACAAGGATGTACGCGATCGCGCAATCGCGTCGCTGCAACGCTATTTCACAGAAAACATGGACGAGCCGATCGGCAACATCCAGGCCGGCGCGCTGTTGCACTTCTTCGTCGAGGAGATCGCGCCCGCGATCTACAACCTCGCGATCGCCGACGCGCAGGAACGCCTGCATGCGCGGGTCGCGGAACTCGACATCGAATGCCACGAAGAGCCGTTCGACTACTGGAAGAAGCAGCCGGGCCGCAAGCGCTGA
- a CDS encoding replication-associated recombination protein A, with translation MSDLFQVEPRRPLAEALRPKTLAEVIGQTHLLGEGKPLRLAFESGKPHSMILWGPPGVGKTTLARLTALAFDCEFIALSAVLGGVKDIRESMEQAKDTLNRTGRHTILFVDEIHRFNKGQQDALLPFVESGLVTFIGATTENPSFEVNSALLSRAQVYVLKSLNDDEMRLLLKRAQEIALDGLAFDDKAIDTLVGYADGDARRFLNLLEQAQTAASSAGVATIDAEFVSNAMTLNARRFDKGGDNFYDQISALHKSVRGSSPDGALYWFCRMIDGGADPKYLARRIVRMAWEDIGLADPRALQMANDAAETYERLGSPEGELALGQAVIYLACAAKSNAGYNAFNQAMAFVKQDKSREVPVHLRNAPTKLMKELGYGHAYRYAHDEPNAYAAGETYLPDGVREPRWYKPVPRGLESKIADKLAWLRELDREAGKKD, from the coding sequence ATGTCCGACCTGTTTCAAGTCGAGCCGCGCCGGCCGCTCGCCGAGGCGCTGCGGCCGAAGACGCTCGCCGAGGTGATCGGCCAGACGCATTTGCTGGGCGAAGGTAAGCCGCTGCGGCTCGCGTTCGAGTCGGGCAAGCCGCATTCGATGATCCTGTGGGGGCCGCCCGGCGTCGGCAAGACGACGCTCGCGCGGCTTACCGCGCTCGCATTCGACTGCGAGTTCATTGCGCTGTCCGCGGTGCTCGGCGGCGTGAAGGACATCCGCGAGTCGATGGAGCAGGCGAAGGACACGCTGAACCGCACCGGCCGCCACACGATCCTGTTCGTCGACGAGATCCACCGCTTCAACAAGGGGCAGCAGGATGCCTTGCTGCCGTTCGTCGAGTCGGGGCTCGTGACCTTCATCGGCGCGACGACCGAGAACCCGAGCTTCGAGGTCAACTCGGCATTGCTGTCGCGTGCGCAGGTGTACGTGCTGAAGTCGCTGAACGACGACGAGATGCGCCTGCTGCTGAAGCGCGCGCAGGAAATCGCGCTCGACGGCCTCGCGTTCGACGACAAGGCGATCGATACGCTGGTCGGCTACGCGGACGGCGACGCGCGGCGCTTCCTGAACCTGCTCGAGCAGGCGCAGACGGCGGCGTCGTCGGCTGGCGTCGCGACGATCGATGCCGAATTCGTCAGCAACGCGATGACGCTGAACGCGCGGCGCTTCGACAAGGGCGGCGACAACTTCTACGACCAGATCTCGGCGCTGCACAAGTCGGTGCGCGGCTCGAGCCCCGACGGCGCGTTGTACTGGTTCTGCCGGATGATCGACGGCGGCGCGGATCCGAAGTATCTCGCGCGGCGGATCGTGCGGATGGCGTGGGAAGACATCGGCCTCGCCGATCCGCGCGCGCTGCAGATGGCGAACGACGCGGCCGAAACCTACGAGCGGCTCGGCTCGCCGGAGGGCGAACTCGCGCTCGGGCAGGCTGTGATCTATCTCGCGTGCGCGGCGAAGAGCAACGCGGGCTACAACGCGTTTAATCAGGCGATGGCGTTCGTGAAGCAGGACAAGTCGCGCGAGGTGCCCGTGCATCTGCGCAACGCGCCGACCAAGCTGATGAAGGAACTCGGCTACGGTCACGCGTATCGATACGCGCACGACGAGCCGAACGCGTATGCGGCCGGCGAGACCTATCTGCCGGACGGGGTGCGCGAGCCGCGCTGGTACAAGCCGGTGCCGCGCGGGCTCGAATCGAAGATCGCCGACAAGCTCGCGTGGCTGCGCGAGCTCGACCGCGAGGCCGGCAAGAAGGACTGA
- a CDS encoding trimeric intracellular cation channel family protein has translation MPHPRLTLAISVLEAIATLAFAISGFIEARKNRLDSVGTFVVALATAFGGGTLRDILLERRPFYWVVHDDYVIAIFVLALFAPFVLRMLSRLSAERLLLIADAIGLGIFSISGTSIALDAEMPHFIAVIMGVITGVVGGIVRDVLCNDIPLILRDSRPYATCAFVGCWFYLLLVWLQFDSVYSVLLATGFILVARLVTFKFDVRLPH, from the coding sequence GTGCCGCATCCTAGGCTGACGCTCGCGATCTCGGTACTGGAGGCGATCGCCACGCTGGCGTTCGCGATTTCGGGCTTCATCGAGGCGCGCAAGAACCGCCTCGATTCGGTCGGCACGTTCGTCGTCGCGCTCGCCACCGCGTTCGGCGGCGGTACGCTGCGCGACATCCTGCTCGAGCGCCGGCCGTTCTACTGGGTCGTGCACGACGACTACGTGATCGCGATCTTCGTGCTCGCGCTGTTCGCGCCGTTCGTGCTGCGGATGCTGTCGCGGCTGTCGGCCGAGCGGTTGCTGCTCATCGCCGACGCGATCGGGCTCGGCATCTTCAGCATCTCGGGCACGTCGATCGCGCTCGATGCCGAGATGCCGCACTTCATCGCGGTGATCATGGGCGTGATCACGGGCGTGGTCGGCGGGATCGTCCGCGACGTGCTGTGCAACGACATCCCGCTGATCCTGCGCGATTCGCGGCCGTACGCGACCTGTGCGTTCGTCGGCTGCTGGTTCTACCTGCTGCTCGTGTGGCTGCAGTTCGATTCGGTGTACAGCGTGCTGCTCGCGACCGGCTTCATCCTCGTCGCGCGGCTGGTGACGTTCAAGTTCGACGTGCGGCTGCCGCACTGA